Genomic DNA from Bacteroides zhangwenhongii:
TAAAGAAACAGAAACTCCGGTCGATGCAACTTCAAACAAAGAACAGGCTTATATTACATGGAGACAGAACTATTATCTTTCCGGTTTGCCTACTAATGTTGTGAAAATGAATCCTTGGTTGACACAGTCTATTGGATGGACTGATGCTTATGAAGCTGCCGGTACATTCGATGCAAGACAGTAATCTGTAATTTCCTATTTCATCTAAATATATAAATCGTCTTTTCTCTTATTTCTCAGTTGGAAAAAGGGAAAAGGCGATTTTATTATTTCTTATTGAGCTTTTATAGCTTGCTTACATTGGATTGGAAAATAGTTTCTGTCCCCCACACCTAATAAAAATCACCATTACTGATTACAAATCTTTTTCTTTTTCGTCTTATTATTGTATTTTTGAATTAACAACTTCACAAAACCCAATAAAAAATGAAGAAGAAACATGTACTTTTAGCAGCTTTTGCTGCGGCAATGTTGACTCCGAGCGTTGTATGGGCACAATACCCACAGATAACAGACGAGGCCAAAGAAAATTATAAAAAGATGATGACTGAAGAACGGAAGCGTTCTGATGAAGCATGGGCAAAAGCGTTGCCAATCGTTCTGAAAGAAGCCAAAGAAGGTCGTCCGTATATACCTTGGGCTGGTCGTCCGTATGATTTGCCCCAAGCCGATATTCCTGCATTTCCTGGTGCAGAAGGTGGTGGAATGTATAGCTTCGGTGGTCGTGGAGGTAAAGTGATTACCGTTACCAATCTGAATGACCGTGGTCCCGGTTCTTTCCGTGAGGCTTGTGAAACAGGAGGTGCACGCATTATCGTATTTAATGTTGCAGGTATCATTCGTTTGGAATCTCCGATCATTGTACGCGCTCCTTATGTAACTATCGCCGGACAGACAGCTCCGGGAGATGGTGTCTGCATTGCCGGAGAATCATTCTGGGTAGATACGCATGATGTGGTTGTACGCCATATGCGTTTCCGTCGCGGTGAGACAAAGGTCTGGCATCGTGATGACTCTTTCGGAGGAAATCCGGTAGGAAATATTATGATTGACCACTGTTCATGTACTTGGGGGTTGGATGAAAATATATCTTTCTATCGTCATATGTATGATCCGAGCGAAGGACAGTATGAAAGCAAAGATTTGAAACTCCCTACTGTCAATGTAACTATTCAGAATACTATTTCCGCAAAAGCATTGGATACTTATAACCATGCATTCGGAAGTACGTTGGGAGGAGAAAACTGTGCATTTGCCCGTAATCTGTGGGCTAGCAACTCAGGCCGTAACCCTTCTATCGGTTGGAACGGTATATTCAATTTCGTTAATAATATAGTGTTCAACTGGGTACACCGTTCTTCCGATGGAGGTGATTATACAGCGATGTTCAATATGATTAATAACTACTACAAGCCGGGACCTGCCACACCTAAAGATTCCAATGTAGGACACCGTATCTTAAAACCGGAAGCCGGACGCAGCAAGCTGGATCATAAAGTATACGGACGGGTATATGCCGACGGAAATATCATGGAAGGTTATCCCGAGATTACAAAAGATAACTGGAACGGTGGTATTCAGATTGAGACTCAGCCGAATACCGACGGATATACAGAGTATATGAGAAGCTACCAACCGTTCGAAATGCCATATATTAATATTATGAGTGCAAAGGACGCATACGATTATGTATTGAAACATGTAGGTGCAAATATCCCTTGCCGCGACATTGTAGACGAACGCGTTATCGAAGAAGTAAGAACCGGTATTCCTTATTACGAAAAGAAACTTCCGAAAGATGCATACGGTGATTTGACAGGATTGGCTCCGAAGTCAATGGGTGAAGACGGACAGTTTAAATATCGTCGTCTGCCGAAAGACTCGTACAAACAAGGAATCATCACAGATATTCGCCAGATGGGCGGCTATCCCGAATACAAAGGTACTCCATACGTAGATACGGATGGCGACGGTATGCCGGATGAGTGGGAAAAAGCGAATGGATTGAATCCGAACGATCCGAGTGATGCCAATAAAGACTGTACCGGTGACGGATACACTAATATCGAAAAGTATATCAATGGTATCAGCACTAAGCACAAAGTAGATTGGAGAGACTTGAAAAACAACTATGATACTTTGGAGGAAAAAGGGAAGTTAATGTAAATGATGAAGTTAACGTAAACTAAGGTGCTGAAATGTCATTATTATACTAAAAAACAATATCAATGAAAAAGATACTGATAATTTCTCTGTTACTGCTCTCTACTTGGATGTCCGCCGGAGCAGTTGACCTGAACAAAGAGAACCGTGATCCGAAATATGTGGAGTCTATTGTCAACCGTTCTCAGAAGATTGTAGATAAACTGGAACTCACAGATAAACAGGTTGCTGAGGATGTCCGGAATATCATTGCCAACCGTTATTTCGAATTGAATGATATTTATGAGATACGCGATGCGAAAGTCAAGAAGGTAAAAGAATCCGGATTGACAGGTGAGGCTAAGAATGAAGCATTGAAAGCAGCTGAGAATGAAAAAGATGCGGCTTTATATCGTTCCCATTTCGCATTTCCCGCCAATTTATCTCTTTTCCTTGACGAGAAGCAGATAGAAGCGGTGAAGGACGGAATGACTTACGGGGTTGTGAAGGTGACCTACGATTCTCACCTCGACATGATTCCGACACTTAAAGAAGAAGAAAAAGCGCAAATATACGCTTGGTTGGTGGAAGCTCGTGAATTTGCTTTGGACGCTGAAAATTCAAATAAAAAACACGCTGCTTTTGGAAAATATAAAGGACGTATCAATAATTATCTGGCTAAACGCGGATATGACTTGAAAAAAGAACGTGAAGAATGGTACAAACGTGTGAAAGCACGTGGAGGATCCTTATAAGATTTTCTTCCCATAATAAAAATGGTTAGTTTGTTTGATGACGGAAAGGGTGGCTCGGAGAGTCGCCCTTTTATCGTATATAAAATTCAATCGGAAGATGAAGAATCTTCGTTTATATTTGAGTACAAATTAGTCCTTTTATCGTCTCCTTTGTATAAAGGATACAATTTATAGATTATAATAGCAATGAAAAGGTTAAGAGATACATTAGCGGCAATAGGTATTTTATTTTTTGTTTCTTGCGGAGGAAGCAAGGACTATTATATGTTTACTTCGTTTCATGAACCCGCAGATGAGGGCTTAAGATATTTATATAGTGAAGACGGAATGCATTGGGACAGTATTCCCGGTGTCTGGCTGAAGCCCGAATTAGGACAACATCAACTGTTGCGGGACCCTTCGATGGTATGTACTCCCGACGGAACTTTTCATCTGGTTTGGACGACAAGCTGGAAAGGCGATCTAGGGTTCGGCTATGCAAACTCCAAAGACCTGATTCATTGGTCTAAGCAACAGATGATACCTGTCATGACAGAAGAACCGACCACAGTCAATGTATGGGCTCCGGAGATTTTCTATGATGAAGATAGTGAACAGTTCATGGTAGTATGGGCTTCTTGCATTCCCGGCCGTTTTGAGAGAGGAATAGAAGAGGAAAATAATAATCATCGTTTGTATTATATCACTACGAAAGACTTTAAGACTATTTCTAAAGCGAAAGTCTTGTATGATCCGGGATTCAGTTCGATTGATGCAGTCCTTGTAAAACGGGATAAGAACGATTATGTGATGGTACTTAAGGATAATACCCGCCCGGAACGCAATCTGAAAATTGCTTTTGCTGATTCCCTGACAGGACCTTACTCACCTGCGTCGCAACCATTTACCGAATCGTTTGTAGAAGGTCCGACTGTAGAAAAGATAGGAGAGGAGTATCTTGTTTACTTTGATGTCTATCAGAAAAAGATATACGGTGCTATGCGCACAAAAGATTTTATAAATTTTACCGATGTGACGAGTGAAGTAAGTGTACCTGCCGGACATAAACACGGAACAATATTCAAAGCTCCCGAATCGGTAGTAAAAGCGTTGTTGACACATACCCGCCTTAATCACTAATCATTCACCGATAATCACTAAATAACATGAATAACTCTACAAAGATTCTCTTTGCATTGGCTGCCGGATGGTTGACATCTACGGTTGCAGCGCAAGACAGAATCCATTACACAGGAACAGAATTATCGAACCCTACTTATCACGACGGACAGTTGTCTCCGGTGGTAGGAGTGCATAATATCCAATTGGTACGCGCCAACCGGGAACATCCCGATCCGTCGAACGGCAATGGATGGACATATAACCATCAACCGATGTTGGCCTATTGGAACGGCCAGTTTTATTATCAATATCTGGCTGATCCTTCGGACGAACATGTACCGCCTTCCCAAACATTTCTGATGACATCAAAGGATGGCTATCAATGGACGAATCCGGAAATTGTATTTCCGCCTTATAAAGTTCCGGACGGATATACCAAGGAATCTCGTCCGGGTATGCAAGCCAAAGATCTGATTGCTATTATGCACCAACGTGTAGGTTTCTATGTCTCCAAGTCCGGCCGATTAATAACAATGGGAAATTACGGAGTTGCCTTAGATAGGAAAGACGATCCGAACGATGGAAACGGTATCGGTCGGGTAGTACGCGAAATAAAAAAGGACGGTTCGTTCGGTCCTATTTATTTTATTTATTACAATCACGGATTTAACGAGAAGAACACCGATTATCCGTATTTCAAGAAAAGTAAAGACCGCGAGTTTGTGAAAGCCTGCCAGGAGATTCTTGACAATCCGCTGTATATGATGCAATGGGTAGAAGAGGCAGACCGTGAAGATCCTATTATCCCCTTAAAGAAAGGATATAAGGCATTTAACTGTTACACACTTCCCGACGGAAGAATTGCCAGCCTTTGGAAGCACGCGCTCACTTCTATCAGCGAAGACGGAGGGTATACCTGGGAACAACCGGTACTCCGTGCTAAGGGATTTGTCAATAGTAATGCGAAAATCTGGGGACAACGTTTGAGTGACGGCACATACGCGACGGTATATAATCCTTCGGAATTCCGTTGGCCGTTGGCTATTTCATTGAGTAAGGACGGACTGGAGTATACAACGTTGAATCTGGTGCACGGCGAAATCACACCGATGCGTTACGGTGGTAATTATAAATCATACGGTCCTCAGTATCCTCGTGGCATACAGGAGGGGAACGGGATACCTGCAGATGGCGATTTATGGGTTTCTTATAGTGTGAATAAGGAAGATATGTGGATTTCCCGCATTCCTGTGCCGGTGGAACTCAATGCTTCTGCACACGCCAACGATGACTTTTCAAAGTCGAAAGCAATATCTGACTTGACTGATTGGAATATTTACTCTCCGATTTGGGCTCCGGTTTCTCTGAATGGACAATGGTTGAAACTGCAAGATAAAGATCCTTTTGATTATGCAAAAGTGGAACGGAAAATTCCCGCTTCTAAAGAATTGAAAGTCTCCTTTGATTTGCAAGCCGGACAGAATGATAAAGGTACGCTTCAGATTGAATTTCTGGATGAGAATGGAATTGCCTGCTCCCGTTTGGAACTGACACCGGATGGTGTTTTTCGTGCAAAGGGTGGTTCCCGGTTTGCGAATATGATGAAGTATGAAGCAGGAAAAACCTATCATGTAGAAGCTGTCCTTTCAACTGCCGACCGTAATATTCAAGTATATGTAGATGGCAAGAGGGTAGGGCTGAGGATGTTCTATGCTCCGGTGGCAAGTATCGAAAGAATAGCTTTCCGTACAGGCGTGCCACGTACATTCCCGACAGTGGATACTCCGGCCGACCAGACATACGATTTGCCCGGTGCCGGTGAACAGGAGCCGATAGCCGAATATCGTATAGCTAATGTAAAAACGTCTTCCACAGACAAGGATGCATCTTCCGCTTTCTTGAAGTATAAGGATTTCAGCCATTATGCGGATTATTTTAATGGAATGGAAGATGAGAATATCGTTCAAGCGATTCCTAATGCAAAAGCTTCGGAGTGGATGGAAGACAACATTCCTTTGTTTGAATG
This window encodes:
- a CDS encoding polysaccharide lyase; the encoded protein is MKKKHVLLAAFAAAMLTPSVVWAQYPQITDEAKENYKKMMTEERKRSDEAWAKALPIVLKEAKEGRPYIPWAGRPYDLPQADIPAFPGAEGGGMYSFGGRGGKVITVTNLNDRGPGSFREACETGGARIIVFNVAGIIRLESPIIVRAPYVTIAGQTAPGDGVCIAGESFWVDTHDVVVRHMRFRRGETKVWHRDDSFGGNPVGNIMIDHCSCTWGLDENISFYRHMYDPSEGQYESKDLKLPTVNVTIQNTISAKALDTYNHAFGSTLGGENCAFARNLWASNSGRNPSIGWNGIFNFVNNIVFNWVHRSSDGGDYTAMFNMINNYYKPGPATPKDSNVGHRILKPEAGRSKLDHKVYGRVYADGNIMEGYPEITKDNWNGGIQIETQPNTDGYTEYMRSYQPFEMPYINIMSAKDAYDYVLKHVGANIPCRDIVDERVIEEVRTGIPYYEKKLPKDAYGDLTGLAPKSMGEDGQFKYRRLPKDSYKQGIITDIRQMGGYPEYKGTPYVDTDGDGMPDEWEKANGLNPNDPSDANKDCTGDGYTNIEKYINGISTKHKVDWRDLKNNYDTLEEKGKLM
- a CDS encoding DUF3826 domain-containing protein codes for the protein MKKILIISLLLLSTWMSAGAVDLNKENRDPKYVESIVNRSQKIVDKLELTDKQVAEDVRNIIANRYFELNDIYEIRDAKVKKVKESGLTGEAKNEALKAAENEKDAALYRSHFAFPANLSLFLDEKQIEAVKDGMTYGVVKVTYDSHLDMIPTLKEEEKAQIYAWLVEAREFALDAENSNKKHAAFGKYKGRINNYLAKRGYDLKKEREEWYKRVKARGGSL
- a CDS encoding glycoside hydrolase family 43 protein; amino-acid sequence: MKRLRDTLAAIGILFFVSCGGSKDYYMFTSFHEPADEGLRYLYSEDGMHWDSIPGVWLKPELGQHQLLRDPSMVCTPDGTFHLVWTTSWKGDLGFGYANSKDLIHWSKQQMIPVMTEEPTTVNVWAPEIFYDEDSEQFMVVWASCIPGRFERGIEEENNNHRLYYITTKDFKTISKAKVLYDPGFSSIDAVLVKRDKNDYVMVLKDNTRPERNLKIAFADSLTGPYSPASQPFTESFVEGPTVEKIGEEYLVYFDVYQKKIYGAMRTKDFINFTDVTSEVSVPAGHKHGTIFKAPESVVKALLTHTRLNH
- a CDS encoding MGH1-like glycoside hydrolase domain-containing protein, with product MNNSTKILFALAAGWLTSTVAAQDRIHYTGTELSNPTYHDGQLSPVVGVHNIQLVRANREHPDPSNGNGWTYNHQPMLAYWNGQFYYQYLADPSDEHVPPSQTFLMTSKDGYQWTNPEIVFPPYKVPDGYTKESRPGMQAKDLIAIMHQRVGFYVSKSGRLITMGNYGVALDRKDDPNDGNGIGRVVREIKKDGSFGPIYFIYYNHGFNEKNTDYPYFKKSKDREFVKACQEILDNPLYMMQWVEEADREDPIIPLKKGYKAFNCYTLPDGRIASLWKHALTSISEDGGYTWEQPVLRAKGFVNSNAKIWGQRLSDGTYATVYNPSEFRWPLAISLSKDGLEYTTLNLVHGEITPMRYGGNYKSYGPQYPRGIQEGNGIPADGDLWVSYSVNKEDMWISRIPVPVELNASAHANDDFSKSKAISDLTDWNIYSPIWAPVSLNGQWLKLQDKDPFDYAKVERKIPASKELKVSFDLQAGQNDKGTLQIEFLDENGIACSRLELTPDGVFRAKGGSRFANMMKYEAGKTYHVEAVLSTADRNIQVYVDGKRVGLRMFYAPVASIERIAFRTGVPRTFPTVDTPADQTYDLPGAGEQEPIAEYRIANVKTSSTDKDASSAFLKYKDFSHYADYFNGMEDENIVQAIPNAKASEWMEDNIPLFECPQRNFEEMYYYRWWSLRKHIKETPVGYGMTEFLVQRSYSDKYNLIACAIGHHIYESRWLRDPKYLDQIIHTWYRGNDGGPMKKMNKFSSWNADAVLARYMVDGDKDFMLDMKKDLETEYQRWESTNRLKNGLYWQGDVQDGMEESISGGRKKKYARPTINSYMYGNAKALSLMGILSGDEGMAMKYGMRADTLRYLVENELWNTRHQFFETMRTDSSANVREAIGYIPWYFNLPDTTKKYEVAWKEILDEKGFSAPYGLTTAERRHPEFRTRGVGKCEWDGAIWPFASAQTLTAMANFMNNYPQTVLSDSVYFRQMELYVESQYHRGRPYIGEYLDEVTGYWLKGDQERSRYYNHSTFNDLMITGLIGLRPRLDNTIEVNPLIPVDKWDWFCLDNVLYHGHNLTILWDKNGDRYHCGKGLRIFVDGKEVGHADTLTRIVCKDVLK